From the genome of Candidatus Hydrogenedens sp., one region includes:
- a CDS encoding O-antigen ligase family protein, producing the protein MSKNNVFFFSTPVLVFILTLVYGFALLALLFVVKLPFLYILAFGLVFPFAILYLLLPLNYSATIFLLFIFLNHYYISPIIFPVIGLEIHPREIMLFMFVANFFVNLTIERIYWRWSLFLYFVVLYLLFFVYTATLGFLSGYDWHRVVAETRFPVFAITAFIFSYAWKSLHSLKKTINILFILSVVIAIATYGLFIYVLITGKTLRFQNFMGEFVPAKIGPLRLQEVRFNGHMLFDLWFVVFLSQFFYFKEWKKKIISAVVILFFIPPLLILMMNTALLTVFFASVIVIIIYLPSRLRLFASVLFVLAVFAVFFSLMLLFHMEILSWTNSELGISIQSRLVEITGAFENFMESPLLGKGLGSQFVGMGLASNFWQDLYALATFQTLHNLWMYWLFKGGIVGFSIIVIALAGILTKSGYLINILWTDKDKGFWVGYWACLVSQVVVMSLAFPRLSYPVGQVYLSFSIGIFTILEDELRKRQSTRDINPVLD; encoded by the coding sequence GTGTCTAAAAATAACGTGTTCTTTTTTTCAACTCCCGTTTTAGTTTTTATATTAACCCTTGTTTATGGTTTCGCATTACTTGCTTTATTGTTTGTTGTAAAACTACCATTCCTTTATATACTTGCTTTTGGATTAGTTTTTCCCTTTGCGATTCTCTATCTTTTATTACCTTTAAATTATTCTGCAACTATATTTCTCCTTTTCATTTTCTTAAATCATTATTATATTTCTCCTATAATTTTCCCTGTAATAGGTTTGGAGATACATCCCCGTGAAATTATGCTTTTCATGTTTGTTGCAAACTTTTTTGTGAATCTTACGATAGAACGTATTTATTGGCGATGGAGCCTTTTCCTATATTTTGTAGTTCTTTACCTACTATTTTTTGTATATACTGCTACACTTGGGTTTTTATCTGGCTATGATTGGCATCGTGTTGTGGCTGAAACTCGGTTTCCCGTATTTGCAATTACTGCCTTTATTTTTTCATATGCATGGAAATCACTTCATTCATTGAAAAAAACCATAAATATTTTGTTTATCCTATCTGTTGTTATTGCAATTGCTACTTATGGACTTTTTATCTATGTACTTATTACTGGTAAAACATTACGATTTCAAAACTTTATGGGGGAATTTGTCCCTGCTAAAATAGGTCCATTACGTCTTCAGGAGGTTCGTTTTAATGGACACATGCTTTTCGATTTGTGGTTCGTTGTCTTTTTAAGTCAGTTCTTCTATTTTAAGGAATGGAAAAAAAAGATTATATCTGCGGTGGTTATTTTGTTTTTTATACCTCCCCTTCTTATTTTAATGATGAATACAGCACTTTTAACCGTTTTTTTTGCATCTGTGATTGTTATTATTATTTATCTTCCATCACGATTAAGACTTTTTGCTTCTGTTCTTTTTGTCCTTGCTGTATTTGCAGTTTTCTTTTCTTTGATGCTTCTTTTCCATATGGAGATTTTATCATGGACAAATTCGGAATTAGGTATCTCAATCCAGTCGCGATTAGTCGAAATTACAGGTGCCTTCGAAAATTTTATGGAGTCCCCACTCTTAGGGAAAGGTTTAGGTAGCCAGTTTGTTGGGATGGGATTAGCATCAAATTTTTGGCAAGATTTATATGCCCTTGCCACATTCCAAACATTACATAATCTTTGGATGTATTGGTTATTTAAAGGGGGAATTGTCGGGTTTAGTATCATTGTAATTGCTTTAGCAGGGATACTTACAAAAAGTGGTTATCTTATTAATATCCTTTGGACAGATAAAGATAAAGGTTTTTGGGTCGGGTATTGGGCATGTTTGGTATCACAGGTGGTAGTGATGTCACTTGCTTTTCCACGCCTTTCTTATCCTGTTGGTCAGGTTTATCTAAGTTTTTCTATTGGTATATTTACAATTTTAGAAGATGAATTAAGAAAAAGACAATCCACTCGAGATATAAATCCTGTATTAGATTAG